In a single window of the Eleginops maclovinus isolate JMC-PN-2008 ecotype Puerto Natales chromosome 6, JC_Emac_rtc_rv5, whole genome shotgun sequence genome:
- the LOC134866356 gene encoding gamma-crystallin N-A-like, translating to MSQYSGKIVFYEGKCFTGRKLEICSDCDNFQDRGFMNRVNSVRVESGAYICYDHPDFKGQQYILEHGEYPEFQRWNAHNDHMGSCRPIRMHGEHYRMEMFEGDNFSGQCVELCEDCPFLQARGLTKSCVNSVKVYGDGAWVLYEEPNYRGRMYIVERGNYCTHMEWQAENPSIQSVRRVANYF from the exons ATGTCTCAGTACTCAGGAAAG atcGTGTTCTATGAGGGGAAATGTTTCACCGGGAGGAAGCTGGAGATCTGCAGCGATTGTGACAACTTCCAGGACCGTGGCTTCATGAACAGGGTCAACTCTGTCCGTGTGGAGAGCGGGGCATACATCTGCTATGACCACCCAGACTTCAAGGGCCAACAGTACATTCTGGAGCATGGAGAGTACCCCGAATTCCAGCGCTGGAATGCCCATAACGATCACATGGGCTCCTGCAGGCCAATCAGGATG CATGGAGAGCACTACAGGATGGAGATGTTCGAGGGAGACAACTTCTCAGGCCAGTGTGTGGAGCTGTGTGAGGACTGTCCATTCCTGCAGGCTCGCGGCCTGACCAAAAGCTGCGTCAACTCCGTCAAGGTTTATGGAGATGGAGC CTGGGTTCTGTATGAGGAGCCTAACTACCGCGGCCGCATGTACATCGTGGAGAGAGGAAACTACTGCACCCACATGGAGTGGCAGGCGGAGAACCCCAGCATTCAGTCTGTTCGCAGGGTGGCAAACTACTTCTAA